The region CGGATGCCGACCTGCGGCAGGCGGCCCGGCGGATCGCGACCGGCGCAAACGCCCAGGGCGGCCAGTCCTGCATCTCGGTGCAGCGCGTCCTCGTCGACAGGACGGTGTACGAACGGTTCCTGCCCGTGCTGGTGGACGAGGTCGAGCAGCTCGTCGTGGGTGACCCCTGGTCGCCGGCGACCACCGTCGGGCCGTTGATCAACCGAGCAGCTGCACAGCGGATCGGGGAGTGGGTCACCGCAGCCGTCGCGGGCGGGGCCCGGGTTCTGACCGGCGGGAAGGTCACCGACGCGCTGGTCTCTCCCACCGTGCTCGTCGACGCCCCGGCCGACGCGCAGGTCTGCCAGGACGAGGCCTTCGGTCCGGTGCTGACCGTCGCGGCGGTGGACGGCGTCGACGAGGGCCTGCGGGCACTGGACGACTCGCGCTTCGGCCTGCAGGCCGGGATCTTCACCCACGACATTCAGACGGCGTTCCGCGCACATCGGGAGCTGGAGGTCGGAGGCGTCATCGTCGGCGACATCCCAACCTTCCGTGCCGAGCAGATGCCGTACGGAGGGGTCAAGGAGTCCGGTATCGGACGCGAAGGAGTGCGGGCCGCGATGGAGGACTACACCGAACCGCGGCTGCTCGTGCTCTCGGGAGTGAGCTTATGAGGCGACCACCGGCCGACGCGTAACCCGCTCGGGCGGACGTTATCAGCCCGTAACAAGAATCGTTTATAGTCAACACCGAGCCGAGAGGAGGGCACGTGCCCGACAACCTGAGCACATCCCCGCTGCGCGTCCTGGTCGCGGGTGAGTCCTGGATCAAGCACACGATCCACATGAAGGGTTTCGACCAGTTCCACTCCACCGAGTACGAGGAGGGTGCCGGCGTCTTCCTGGATTGCGTGCGGGCGGCGGGTCATGAGTTGACCTATGTGCGTGGTCACGAGATCAGCGCGTTGTTCCCGAAGACGGCGGAGGCGCTCGACGCGTTCGATGTCGTCGTCATCTCCGATATCGGGTCGAACTCGTTCCTGTTGCCTGATGAGACGTTCCTGCGCTCGGAGAAGTCCCCGAACAAGCTGGGCCTGGTGGCGGACTACGTCGGCCGCGGTGGTGGGTTGGTGATGATCGGGGGGTATCTGTCGTTCACCGGGATCGACGGTAAGGCGCGCTACGGGATGAGCCCGCTGGCGGACGTGCTGCCGGTGGACCTGATGCCCACCGACGACCGGGTTGAGATTTCCGACGGGCTGAAGGTGGATGTGTGCGACCCGGCCCATCCGGTGCTGGGTGGCACGCCGGCGGAGTGGCCGATGCTGCTGGGCTACAACCGGACCTTCCCGAAGGAGGGCTCCACCGTCGTCGCGCGGACCGGTGACGACCCGCTGCTGGTGGTGGGGGAGTACGGCAGGGGCCGCTCGGTGGCCTTCACCTCGGACCTCGCCCCACACTGGGCCCCGCCGGAGTTCGTGGAGTGGGAGCACTACGCGGCACTGTGGACGTCGATACTGTCCTGGGCCGCAGGCGGTCCCCGAGGTCAGTGAGAGTCCGAAGGGGACGTGACGTGACACAGCCCGCCCGCAGGCGCAAACGGCCCACCATTCTGTTCGACCTGTTGGAGAACGACGAGTCCGGCGCGATCGGCGAGCTCCCCGGCCACTGTTCAGGTGCGGGACTCTGTGTGTGCGCCGTCGGTGGTCGCATGACGCCGCGGGTGGTGGTGGTCGGCGCGGTCAACGTCGACCTGGTGGTGCAGGCCGACCGGCTGCCGGGGCCGGGGGAGACCGTGGTCGGTCCAGGCGTCGAGCGGCATGGGGGCGGGAAGGGCGCGAACGCGGCGGTCGCCGCGGCCCGGGCCGGCGCCGAGGTCCGCTATTGCGGCGCGGTGGGTGCGGACGACACCGGGGCCGGTGCCCTGGCGGAGCTGCGCGCGGAGGGGATCGACGTGACGGACGTGGCGGTGCTCGAGGGTGTCGCCACCGGCGTCGCCCTGATCGTCGTCGACGTGCAGGGGGAGAACCAGATCGCCGTGGGGGCCGGGGCGAACGCGGCCGTGGACGCGGCGGCGGTGCGCAAGGCCGTGGCGCGGTCGGCGGAGTGGGCGGGCTGTGTGCTGGTCAGCACCGAGATTCCGCCGGACGCGGTGGCGGCGGCGGTCGACACCGCGACGGCGCACGGCCTGCCGTGCGTGCTCAACCCGGCGCCGGTGACCACGGAGCTGGTGGACCTGCTCCGGCTCGGCCCGGTCGTCACCCCCAACCGGTCCGAGCTGCGGGACCTCTTCGCGCTGCTTGAGGACGGTACGGGCGAGGACACGGCCGCATCGGTGGCGGAGATGGCGGCCGCGGTAACTGCACGGACGGGCGCGCCTGTCGTGGTGACGCTCGGCGGCGACGGCGTGCTGGTCATCGACCCCGAGCGGGGGGCGACGCCCCTGCCCGCCCCGCCCGCCACGGTCCGGGACACCACGGGCGCGGGCGACACGTTCAACGGGGTGCTCGCGGTGGCACTGGCCGCCGGCGCCACCGTGTCCGAGGCCGGCGCGCGCGGCGTGGCGGCGGCCTCGCTGTCGGTCGGCACGGTCGGGGCACGGGCCGGTATGCCACGGGCTGCGGCGATCAACGGAGCGACGGGGCCGGGCTGATGTGCCGGCCCCCACGATCCCCACGAAAGGTGGATTCATGACGGCGTCGCTACAGCGGGGCTACGACAAGCGGCTGATGCTGTTCTCCGGTCGGGCGAATCCCGTCCTGGCCGAGGAGATCGCCCGCCAGCTCGGTGTCGACCTCGGCCCGATCACGCTCAAGACCTTCTCCAACGACGAGATGTACTGCCGGTTCGACGAGTCGATCCGCGGTGCGGACGTGTTCCTCGTCCAGCCGATGTGCGGCAATCCCGAGACCGGGGTCAACGCCAACGACGCGCTGCTCGAGCTGCTGGTCATGGTGGACGCGGCGGTCGGGGCGAGCGCCCACCGGGTGATCGCGGTGACCCCCTGGTACGGCTATTCGCGGCAGGACAAGAAGTCCGCCCCGCGGGAGCCGATCTCGGCGCGGATGGTCGCGCGCACGCTCGAGGCGGTCGGCGTGGACCGGGTGTTGACCATGGACCTGCATGCGGGGCAGCTGCAGGGGTTCTTCGGAATACCCGTCGACCACATGACCGCGCTGATGATGCTTGCCGACCACTTCGCCGGCCTGGACGACGATCTTGTGGTGGTCGCGCCGGACGCGGGCCGGGTCAAGCTGAACAAGCAGTTCGCGACCCGGATGGGCGCCGGGCTCGCGATCCTGGACAAGGAGCGACCCGCCCAGCAGGTGGCCGAGATCGGGCACGTGATCGGGGACGTGCGAGGGAAGACCGCGATCATCGTCGACGACATCATCGACACCGCGGGCACGTTGCGCGCCGCGGGGGAGGCGGTGTCCCGGGCCGGTGCGCGGCGGGTGTTCGCCGCGGCGACGCACCCGGTGTTCAGCGGGCGGGCCTACGAGAACCTCGCGGCCTCGCCGTTCGAGCGGATCGTCGTCACCGACACCATCCCGCTCCGCCCGGGCGCGCCGTCGACGATCGACGTCGTATCCTGCGCCCCGCTGCTCGCCGACTCCATCCGCCGAATCTTCACCGACGACTCGGTCAGCGAGGTCTTCGGCGGCAAGAACCACCTCTTCTAGGTTTACTTGATGAGAACACGGTGGTGCTTCCCGGGTGGGGTCGCTACAGTCATGGAAACGTTTATATACCGACTGCCGTAGAGGAGAGACGACATGGCACTGAAGTTCTGGGTGACGGCACCCTTCTTCTACTCGGACATGGACCGTCCGTGGGGCGAGCTCCTGCAGGACATGCTGACGATCGTCGACACCGCCGAGCGGCTCGGTTTCGAGGGCGTCGCGATCAACGAGAACGTGTTCCAGAACTACGTCGCGAACCCCAGCGCCCTGGCCTTCGCCGCGCTCGCGGCGGCCCGCACCACGCGGCTGCGGATCCTGCCCGGCGTGGTGGTGCTCCCGAGCTATAACCCGCTACTGATCGCGTCGGAGATGGCGATGCTGGACCACCTGGCGCCGGGCCGCCTGGGTATCGGTGTGGCCCGGGGCGGCGGCCGGTACCAGCTGGACCGGATCGGGGTGGACCCCGCCAAGTCGCGGGAGATCTACGAGGAGGCGCTGGAGATCATCCAGAAGGTGTGGGTCGAGGACAACGTGACCTACGACGGCCGCTACTTCTCGTTCCCGCGCACCACGCTCGTGCCCAAGCCCGCCACTCAGCCCGGCCCTGACCTGTGGGTCGCCTCGCAGAGCGTCGATGGCGTGCGGAAGGTGGCCGCGCAGGGGCACAACCTGCTCACGGCGCCCAACTGGGGCAACTTCGAGCCGCACGGGGACCTCGAGGCGCTCCTCGAGGCCTTCAACGCCGCGGCCGCCGAGAGCGGCTCGCCGCGCGGCGAAGTCATGGTCTACCGGCACACGTGGCTGGGGCGGACCGAGGCCGACGCGCTCGAGTTCTTCGACGACATGGTCAGCGAGTACAACCACTACCTCGCGCTCACCCAGACCGTCAGCCAGGGCACCCGTGAGGACCGCCTCAAGGCG is a window of Pseudonocardia sp. T1-2H DNA encoding:
- a CDS encoding ribose-phosphate diphosphokinase — protein: MTASLQRGYDKRLMLFSGRANPVLAEEIARQLGVDLGPITLKTFSNDEMYCRFDESIRGADVFLVQPMCGNPETGVNANDALLELLVMVDAAVGASAHRVIAVTPWYGYSRQDKKSAPREPISARMVARTLEAVGVDRVLTMDLHAGQLQGFFGIPVDHMTALMMLADHFAGLDDDLVVVAPDAGRVKLNKQFATRMGAGLAILDKERPAQQVAEIGHVIGDVRGKTAIIVDDIIDTAGTLRAAGEAVSRAGARRVFAAATHPVFSGRAYENLAASPFERIVVTDTIPLRPGAPSTIDVVSCAPLLADSIRRIFTDDSVSEVFGGKNHLF
- a CDS encoding PfkB family carbohydrate kinase gives rise to the protein MTQPARRRKRPTILFDLLENDESGAIGELPGHCSGAGLCVCAVGGRMTPRVVVVGAVNVDLVVQADRLPGPGETVVGPGVERHGGGKGANAAVAAARAGAEVRYCGAVGADDTGAGALAELRAEGIDVTDVAVLEGVATGVALIVVDVQGENQIAVGAGANAAVDAAAVRKAVARSAEWAGCVLVSTEIPPDAVAAAVDTATAHGLPCVLNPAPVTTELVDLLRLGPVVTPNRSELRDLFALLEDGTGEDTAASVAEMAAAVTARTGAPVVVTLGGDGVLVIDPERGATPLPAPPATVRDTTGAGDTFNGVLAVALAAGATVSEAGARGVAAASLSVGTVGARAGMPRAAAINGATGPG
- a CDS encoding LLM class flavin-dependent oxidoreductase; translated protein: MALKFWVTAPFFYSDMDRPWGELLQDMLTIVDTAERLGFEGVAINENVFQNYVANPSALAFAALAAARTTRLRILPGVVVLPSYNPLLIASEMAMLDHLAPGRLGIGVARGGGRYQLDRIGVDPAKSREIYEEALEIIQKVWVEDNVTYDGRYFSFPRTTLVPKPATQPGPDLWVASQSVDGVRKVAAQGHNLLTAPNWGNFEPHGDLEALLEAFNAAAAESGSPRGEVMVYRHTWLGRTEADALEFFDDMVSEYNHYLALTQTVSQGTREDRLKARGTGEKVEFVEAGRVVPANESPSSEGLWEKYSDPVLTTADKMIERFKQMEAMGVDHLACLIAWGQPIEAVVAQMELMAEQVLPAFAGQERA
- a CDS encoding glutamine amidotransferase, with translation MPDNLSTSPLRVLVAGESWIKHTIHMKGFDQFHSTEYEEGAGVFLDCVRAAGHELTYVRGHEISALFPKTAEALDAFDVVVISDIGSNSFLLPDETFLRSEKSPNKLGLVADYVGRGGGLVMIGGYLSFTGIDGKARYGMSPLADVLPVDLMPTDDRVEISDGLKVDVCDPAHPVLGGTPAEWPMLLGYNRTFPKEGSTVVARTGDDPLLVVGEYGRGRSVAFTSDLAPHWAPPEFVEWEHYAALWTSILSWAAGGPRGQ